A window of Corallococcus macrosporus DSM 14697 contains these coding sequences:
- the guaA gene encoding glutamine-hydrolyzing GMP synthase, translated as MDLHAEKILILDFGSQYTQLIARRVRELGVYCEIHRPDLPAEDLRKFAPRGIILSGGPASVEAPDSPRCDPFVFEAGVPVLGICYGLQLTTKLLGGKIDRSAHREFGNAEVEVLARRGPFAEFTPGDKVQVWMSHGDRVQELPPGFEAIGRSGNSPFAATAHATKPWFGLQFHPEVVHTPQGKAMLRAFVFNECKVSGSWTMKGFIDEAVGTIRRQVGEHGRVICALSGGVDSSVAALLLHRAIGPRLQCIFVDNGVLRQDERAQVEALFVDRFHVPLKTVDARKRFLDKLAGVTDPEQKRKIIGREFIAVFEEASRDVHDAEFLAQGTLYPDVIESVSYKGPSVTIKSHHNVGGLPETMKLKLVEPLRELFKDEVRALGRELGLPDEMVSRQPFPGPGLAIRVLGEVTEQRLELVRRADAIVQEEIRGAGLYKEVWQAFAVLLPVQSVGVMGDERTYESTCVLRAVTSVDGMTADWARLPFAVLESISTRITNEVRGINRVAYDISSKPPATIEWE; from the coding sequence GTGGACCTGCACGCCGAAAAAATCCTGATCCTCGATTTCGGGAGCCAGTACACCCAGCTCATCGCCCGGCGCGTCCGCGAGCTGGGCGTCTACTGCGAAATCCACCGCCCGGACCTCCCGGCGGAGGACCTCCGCAAGTTCGCCCCCCGCGGCATCATCCTCTCTGGCGGCCCGGCCTCCGTGGAGGCCCCGGACAGCCCCCGCTGCGACCCCTTCGTCTTCGAGGCCGGCGTCCCCGTGCTGGGCATCTGCTACGGCCTCCAGCTCACCACCAAGCTGCTGGGCGGGAAGATTGACCGGAGCGCCCACCGCGAGTTCGGCAACGCGGAGGTGGAGGTGCTCGCCCGCCGCGGCCCCTTCGCGGAGTTCACCCCCGGGGACAAGGTCCAGGTCTGGATGAGCCACGGCGACCGGGTGCAGGAGCTGCCCCCCGGCTTCGAGGCCATTGGCCGCAGCGGCAACTCCCCCTTCGCCGCCACCGCCCACGCGACGAAGCCCTGGTTCGGCCTCCAGTTCCACCCGGAGGTGGTCCACACGCCGCAGGGCAAGGCCATGCTGCGCGCCTTCGTCTTCAACGAGTGCAAGGTCAGCGGCTCGTGGACGATGAAGGGCTTCATCGACGAGGCCGTGGGCACCATCCGCCGCCAGGTGGGGGAGCACGGCCGGGTCATCTGCGCCCTGTCGGGCGGCGTGGACAGCTCCGTGGCGGCGCTGCTGCTGCACCGGGCCATCGGCCCCCGGCTCCAGTGCATCTTCGTGGACAACGGGGTGCTGCGGCAGGACGAGCGCGCCCAGGTGGAGGCGCTCTTCGTGGACCGCTTCCACGTCCCGCTGAAGACGGTGGATGCCCGCAAGCGCTTCCTGGACAAGCTGGCCGGGGTGACGGACCCGGAGCAGAAGCGGAAGATCATCGGCCGCGAGTTCATCGCCGTGTTCGAGGAGGCCTCGCGCGACGTGCACGACGCGGAGTTCCTGGCCCAGGGCACGCTGTACCCGGACGTCATCGAGTCCGTGTCGTACAAGGGCCCCTCCGTCACCATCAAGAGCCACCACAACGTGGGCGGCCTGCCGGAGACGATGAAGCTCAAGCTGGTGGAGCCGCTGCGCGAGCTCTTCAAGGACGAGGTCCGCGCCCTGGGCCGCGAGCTGGGGCTGCCGGATGAGATGGTGTCCCGCCAGCCGTTCCCCGGCCCGGGCCTGGCCATCCGTGTCCTGGGCGAAGTGACGGAGCAGCGCCTGGAGCTGGTGCGCCGCGCGGACGCCATCGTCCAGGAGGAGATCCGCGGCGCCGGCCTGTACAAGGAGGTCTGGCAGGCCTTCGCGGTGCTGCTGCCGGTGCAGAGCGTGGGCGTCATGGGCGACGAGCGCACCTACGAGTCCACCTGCGTGCTGCGCGCCGTCACCAGCGTGGACGGCATGACGGCGGACTGGGCCCGGCTGCCATTCGCCGTGCTGGAGAGCATCTCCACGCGCATCACCAACGAGGTGCGCGGCATCAACCGCGTCGCCTACGACATCTCCTCCAAGCCCCCCGCGACCATCGAGTGGGAGTAG
- the guaB gene encoding IMP dehydrogenase: protein MLNPDIRLALTFDDVLLVPAESAVVPKDVDLTTRLTRNVRLNIPLLSAAMDTVTESRTAIAMAQEGGIGVIHKNMTPEQQALEVLKVKKFESGMVVDPVTIEPEAPLGRALELMRAHGVSGIPVVQGRRLVGIVTSRDVRFETNFTQKVEAVMTRKLVTGREGITQDDAQKLLHEHRIEKLLVVNEAFELKGLITIKDIEKRRTHPNAAKDGKGRLLCAAAVGVSADREARVEALIKAGVDVIVVDTAHGHSTAVLDGVRDTRKNFNGFELIAGNVATAEATRALIQAGVDAVKVGIGPGSICTTRVVAGVGVPQVTAVDDCVREAQKHDVPVISDGGIKYSGDIVKALAAGASTVMIGSLFAGTEESPGDVILYQGRSYKSYRGMGSLGAMKQGAKDRYFQADVEAVKLVPEGIEGRVPYKGTLAMNVHQMLGGIRSGMGYVGCRSIDELRTQATFVRITSAGLKESHVHDVIITEEAPNYRVE from the coding sequence ATGCTCAACCCCGATATCCGGCTCGCCCTCACTTTTGACGACGTCCTGCTGGTGCCCGCCGAGAGCGCGGTCGTCCCCAAGGACGTCGACCTGACGACCCGGCTCACCCGCAACGTCCGCCTCAACATCCCCCTCCTGTCGGCGGCCATGGACACCGTCACGGAGTCCCGGACGGCCATCGCCATGGCCCAGGAGGGCGGCATTGGCGTCATCCACAAGAACATGACGCCCGAGCAGCAGGCGCTCGAGGTCCTCAAGGTCAAGAAGTTCGAAAGCGGCATGGTGGTGGACCCGGTCACCATTGAGCCGGAGGCCCCGCTGGGCCGCGCGCTGGAGCTGATGCGCGCGCACGGCGTGTCCGGCATCCCGGTGGTGCAGGGCCGGCGGCTGGTGGGCATCGTCACCAGCCGGGACGTGCGCTTCGAGACCAACTTCACCCAGAAGGTGGAGGCGGTGATGACGCGCAAGCTCGTCACCGGCCGCGAGGGCATCACCCAGGACGACGCGCAGAAGCTGCTCCACGAGCACCGCATCGAGAAGCTGCTCGTCGTCAATGAAGCCTTCGAGCTCAAGGGCCTCATCACCATCAAGGACATCGAGAAGCGCCGCACGCACCCCAACGCGGCCAAGGACGGCAAGGGCCGCCTGCTGTGCGCCGCCGCCGTGGGCGTGTCCGCGGACCGCGAGGCCCGCGTGGAGGCGCTCATCAAGGCCGGCGTGGACGTCATCGTGGTGGACACCGCGCACGGCCACTCCACCGCGGTGCTGGACGGCGTGCGGGACACCCGGAAGAACTTCAACGGCTTCGAGCTCATCGCCGGCAACGTCGCCACCGCCGAGGCCACCCGCGCGCTCATCCAGGCGGGCGTGGACGCGGTGAAGGTGGGCATCGGCCCCGGCTCCATCTGCACCACCCGCGTGGTGGCCGGCGTGGGCGTGCCGCAGGTGACGGCCGTGGATGACTGCGTGCGCGAGGCCCAGAAGCACGACGTGCCCGTCATCTCCGACGGCGGCATCAAGTACTCGGGCGACATCGTCAAGGCGCTGGCCGCGGGCGCCAGCACGGTGATGATCGGCTCGCTCTTCGCCGGCACCGAGGAGTCCCCCGGCGACGTCATCCTGTACCAGGGCCGCAGCTACAAGAGCTACCGCGGCATGGGCAGCCTGGGCGCCATGAAGCAGGGCGCCAAGGACCGCTACTTCCAGGCGGACGTGGAGGCCGTGAAGCTGGTGCCCGAGGGCATCGAGGGGCGCGTGCCGTACAAGGGCACCCTGGCCATGAACGTCCACCAGATGCTGGGCGGCATCCGCAGCGGCATGGGCTACGTGGGCTGCCGCAGCATCGACGAGCTGCGCACCCAGGCCACCTTCGTCCGCATCACCTCGGCCGGGCTCAAGGAGAGCCACGTGCACGACGTCATCATCACCGAGGAAGCCCCCAACTACCGCGTGGAGTAG
- a CDS encoding TIGR02266 family protein translates to MTDSNQAAVGLVVKLPFATPEEFLAKYGPNVTRGGIYLRARAVKPPGTAVTLDLKLAGGERIIHAAAVVHYVTGQGGGGVLGMGLRFLNVDGPTRRFLDSIVVALPHAQSDVPPVPPNVGPPDYTVPQTESTPVALTAEPRPAAAPIAGGTAAPAAPPPMMSNAALNLGSEEPKRAGVVIGIDLGTTNSCAAFVRNGKPGVLPSREGHNTVPSIIAVNTRGKLVVGHPAKGQMLTNPRQTVYGAKRLVGRPFASPVVEQIKDRFHYEISASDNGDAGVKLGEQVYTLQQISALILREVREVAQNQLGHPVSRAVVTVPAYYNDNQRQAVREAGKLAGLYIERILNEPTAAALAYGYGRKLNQRVLVYDLGGGTFDASVLELNDNVYEVISTGGDTFLGGIDFDNAIVTYLLDEFQKATGRAFQGDRVALQRINDAAERAKCALSERSEVRVHVAFVTMIDNKPCDLDVMLSRQKLVALTEELVDRTLQVCDEVLQAKKVTPQDIDEVILVGGQSRFPLVHEKITKFFGKPPSKGVHPDEAVALGAALLAHSLGQLEGVVLIDVLPMAIGVGLPGGRFKAVMERNTALPSTKSYTLATHRDGQTELELTVFQGDSDKAADNEYLGTLKLEGLPKLPRGAVQVNVTFEVSNESLLKVTAREATSGREVTSTFTTRDTPEAVKARLAQVEPEPAAPAPSAARSVGHAGATATGPSAPVKVVMPSTAASQPARPPTVRAGTSAPASSLPVVNAAVTPRQRGFMGWLKGLFGRA, encoded by the coding sequence TTGACGGATTCGAATCAGGCGGCGGTCGGGCTCGTCGTGAAGCTGCCCTTCGCGACGCCCGAGGAGTTCCTGGCGAAGTACGGCCCCAACGTCACGCGGGGAGGCATCTACCTGCGCGCGCGCGCGGTGAAGCCGCCCGGGACGGCCGTCACCCTGGACCTCAAACTGGCGGGCGGGGAGCGCATCATCCACGCGGCGGCGGTCGTCCATTATGTGACGGGCCAGGGCGGCGGGGGCGTGCTCGGCATGGGGCTGCGCTTCCTGAACGTGGACGGCCCCACCCGGCGGTTCCTCGACTCCATCGTCGTCGCCCTGCCCCACGCCCAGTCGGACGTGCCCCCGGTCCCCCCCAATGTAGGGCCGCCGGACTACACGGTCCCACAAACGGAGTCGACGCCAGTCGCCCTCACCGCCGAGCCGCGGCCCGCGGCGGCCCCCATCGCGGGAGGCACGGCCGCGCCGGCCGCGCCGCCGCCGATGATGTCCAACGCGGCGCTGAACCTCGGCTCGGAGGAGCCCAAGCGCGCGGGCGTCGTCATTGGCATCGACCTGGGGACGACGAACTCGTGCGCGGCCTTCGTCCGCAATGGAAAGCCGGGCGTGCTGCCCAGCCGCGAGGGGCACAACACGGTGCCCTCCATCATCGCGGTGAACACGCGCGGCAAGCTGGTGGTGGGCCACCCCGCGAAGGGACAGATGCTCACCAATCCGCGCCAGACGGTGTACGGCGCCAAGCGGCTGGTGGGCCGGCCCTTCGCGTCGCCCGTGGTGGAGCAGATCAAGGACCGCTTCCACTACGAGATCTCCGCCAGCGACAACGGCGACGCGGGCGTGAAGCTGGGCGAGCAGGTCTACACGCTCCAGCAGATCTCCGCGCTCATCCTCCGTGAGGTCCGGGAGGTGGCGCAGAACCAGCTCGGCCACCCGGTCTCCCGCGCGGTGGTCACCGTCCCCGCCTACTACAACGACAACCAGCGCCAGGCGGTGCGCGAGGCCGGGAAGCTGGCGGGCCTCTACATCGAGCGCATCCTCAACGAGCCCACGGCGGCGGCGCTGGCCTATGGCTACGGGCGCAAGCTGAACCAGCGCGTGCTGGTGTACGACCTGGGCGGCGGCACCTTCGACGCGTCGGTGTTGGAGCTCAACGACAACGTCTACGAGGTCATCTCCACCGGCGGCGACACCTTCCTGGGCGGCATCGACTTCGACAACGCCATCGTCACGTACCTCCTGGACGAGTTCCAGAAGGCCACGGGCCGCGCCTTCCAGGGTGACCGGGTGGCCCTGCAGCGCATCAACGACGCGGCCGAGCGCGCCAAGTGCGCCCTGTCGGAGCGCTCGGAGGTGCGGGTGCACGTCGCCTTCGTGACGATGATCGACAACAAGCCGTGTGATCTGGACGTCATGCTGTCCCGGCAGAAGCTGGTGGCGCTGACGGAGGAGTTGGTGGACCGCACCCTCCAGGTCTGCGACGAGGTGCTCCAGGCGAAGAAGGTGACGCCGCAGGACATCGACGAGGTCATCCTCGTGGGTGGGCAGAGCCGCTTCCCCCTGGTGCACGAGAAGATCACGAAGTTCTTCGGCAAGCCGCCCAGCAAGGGCGTCCACCCGGATGAAGCCGTGGCGCTGGGCGCGGCGCTGCTGGCGCACAGCCTGGGGCAGCTCGAAGGCGTGGTGCTCATCGACGTGCTGCCCATGGCCATTGGCGTGGGCCTGCCCGGCGGCCGCTTCAAGGCGGTGATGGAGCGCAACACGGCGCTGCCCTCCACCAAGAGCTACACGCTGGCCACGCACCGCGACGGCCAGACGGAGCTGGAGCTCACGGTGTTCCAGGGTGACTCCGACAAGGCGGCGGACAACGAGTACCTGGGCACGCTGAAGCTGGAGGGCCTGCCCAAGCTGCCGCGCGGCGCCGTGCAGGTGAACGTCACCTTCGAGGTCAGCAACGAGTCGCTCCTGAAGGTCACCGCGCGCGAGGCCACCTCCGGCCGCGAGGTGACGAGCACCTTCACCACGCGGGACACCCCCGAGGCGGTGAAGGCGCGCCTGGCCCAGGTTGAACCGGAGCCCGCCGCGCCCGCGCCGAGCGCCGCCAGGAGCGTGGGCCACGCGGGGGCCACGGCCACCGGCCCCTCGGCGCCGGTGAAGGTCGTCATGCCCTCGACGGCCGCGTCGCAACCGGCGCGGCCGCCCACCGTGCGAGCGGGGACCTCGGCCCCGGCCTCCTCGCTCCCTGTTGTCAACGCCGCTGTGACACCCAGGCAGCGTGGCTTCATGGGGTGGCTCAAGGGGCTCTTCGGAAGAGCCTGA